Sequence from the uncultured Flavobacterium sp. genome:
AACACTTTATCGACATTAGACGCTTTATAGCTATGAAATGCATAATTTTATCACAGATAACAAAACCCCAAATCTGTTATGAAATGCCTAACAACTCTTTTGCTAATATTCGGCTTTACGCTGAATATTTTTGCAGATACTGTATCTGATAAAGAAAAAGACGCTCTGATAAAATTATATTACGCAACAAATGGATCACAATGGAAAATTAAATGGGATTTATCATTGTCAGTTTCAACTTGGTATGGCGTTCAGGTCGAAAATGGAAAGGTAACGGCGCTTAATTTAGGCGACAATAATCTGGAAGGACAATTGCCTTCTGAGTTTTTTGATTTAGTGAATTTGACTTCTGTTGATTTGCATAAAAATAAATTACAAGGTCAATTACCAAAAGCAATTAATAATTTCAAGGAGCTTGAAGTTTTAGATATTTCGCTTAATCAGCTTTCGGGAGCAATACCGGAAACTATTTGCGATTTGCAAAAGCTAAGAGATTTAGAACTTTCTAAGAATAAAATTTCGGGAGAGTTACCAGTAGAAATTGGAAAATTAAACCAATTAGAAGTGTTGTCTTTATTTGATAATGAGATTGAAGGGCAATTGCCAAATTCGATTTATAAGATTCCTGCGTTAAAGGTTTTACTTTTAAATAGTAATAAATTCTCAGGAAGTTTGAGCGGAGAAGTGGTAAACTTCAATGCTTTGCAAAATCTTAGTTTGTTTAACAATGGTTTTGAAGGTGAGATTCCTAAAGGACTTGAAAAGTTGCATAATTTATCTGAGATGAATCTTTCGTACAATAAATTTGCCGGAGGCGTATCAAAAAACTTAGCATTATTGGATGCTTTAAATATGACGATGTTCGACGAAAATGGAAACATGTTTTTGTTAGAACTAAATGCAGAAAAAGAAAATACCGTAATAATAGAAAATTAATCGTGCTTATGAATGAATTTTACAATCGTTAAAAAAGTTGATTAAATATATTTAGTTAATTGTGAAGACCGTAATTCGTTACGGTTTTTTTTATGTCGTGATATTTCGATGAAAAATGTGTTGAAATCTAATTTTCAAGAAGAAAATAAATAGGTTTCGAAAGTAGAATTTGTACTAACTTTGTATTGATTTAATAATTTAAGGTAAGTTTATATATGAACTTACTTTTTTTTCATAACTTTAATTTTGAATTCAACTTATAAGCATGTTGAAGTTCTAAAAAAATAATTTAACCTTTTTAATAATAAGATTATGGTAGTACAGTATCAAGGTGAACAATACGGCAAAAAAAACAATTTTACATTAAGAATAATAGGAAACAATTTATCGAAAAGCAGTTCAAATTACCAAATTGATTTGCTGGTAGGAGACAAGCAGTTACCTACTTTTACGACATCAATTCACCAGAGTTTGTCAAATTGTTTAAAAGAAATCTATTTATTCAGAAAACACAATGGTATCAAATTCGAAGCTTCTTCAGAGAAAGTTGCTACGCCTTTAGTGCCTTATGATCAGGTTTTATACAACTACAATAAATATGCATTATTTATGGCGTAAGCTTTAATGTGCTTTAAGATAAAAAAAGACTGTTCAGATTATTGAGCAGTCTTTTTTTTTGAATATTTCGAAAAAGAAATTACCGTTATACATAAGTTTTAGGCAACCAAAACAACATCTTTATGGTATTTTCTTTTGTATTCTAACGGAGACATTCCGGTAATTTTTCGGAATACTTCACGGAATGCTTTAACATCAGAATAACCGACTTCATACATTACTTCGTTTATTGTTTTTCGGTTGGTTTCAAAGGCTTTTTTTGCCGCTTCAATTTTCACTCTTTGCGAATATTCTATAGGAGTATTTCCGGTGGCTTTTATAAATCTTCGGTCGAAATTTCTTCTTCCAACATTTAGTTTTGAGGATAATTCTCCAATAGATATTTTTTCGTCTAAGTTTTTTTCGATGTAAGATTGTGCCAATTGAACCATTTCGTCATCATGCTTTTTTTGACCTGTGAATATAGCAAATTGAGATTGCGTATTTCGGTTCATTTCGATCTGAAAAACTTTCGAACAATAAATTGCAGTATTTCGATCATAATATTTCTCGATCAGATAAATCATCAAATTAAGAAACGAATAAGCGCCGCCATTGGTGTAAATTCCTTTTTCATCCGTAATTAATTCGTCGACTTGTAAATTTACTTTAGGAAACATTGATTTGAAATTTTCGGTTACAGACCAATGTGTAGAACAACTTTTTCCGTCTAATAATCCAGACGCTGCAAGCACAAATGCGCCAGTACAAATCGTGGCAATTTCGGCACCGTTTGAATATTGTTTTTCTAACCACGGCAATAATTGCTCATTATCTTTTAGCGCAAGACTATAATTATGGTTTAAAGAAGGTATAATGATAAGATCCGTTTTAGTAATTGCCGAGATATTAAGATGCGGTTTTACGGTAAATAATCCGCCATTGAAATCTACTTTTTCAGAAATACCAGCCAATTGTATCGAGAATAACTCCTTTTTGCCATTTACCTTATTATAAAGATTTGCTTTGTTGAAGATTTCAAAAGCACCAGTAATACTAGAAAGATTATTATCTCCATTTGGAACTATAATGGTAAGATGTTTCATCGCTTTTTGTTTTTGTTTGACAAGTAAAGATAGTAAATGTTTTTGTCCAAAACTACCCAGTACAATGTCTGAATTACACCTTAATGATTTGATTATTAGAAGGTAATTTTACAATTCGAAACTCAAAAAGACAACTTAGAACAATTTAAACAAAACCAATTATGGCAAAAATGACTGTGATTTACACAACTCCAAAGGATAAAGAATTTTTCGAAAAACATTATTTTGAAGTACATGTTCCATTGGCTAAACAATTGCCGGGATTATTGAAATATGAAATCAATAATAGTCCGGTTATTTCGCTTACAGGACATAATGATGTTTATCGTGTAGCCAATTTATATTTTAATTCACTTGATGAAATGATGGAATCTTTTAAGTCAGATATTGGGCAGCAATGTGCGGTTGACCGAATGATTTTTGCCAGCGATGACGAAGTTCAGATTTATGTGTATGATTCAATAAATACCTGATAAAACAACAAAGCGATTACAAACTTTATAACTACTAAAACCTAAAAAATGACAACAACAGTAACACCAACAACGACATTATTTGTCAAAATGATTTTAGACAGATGGTACGCTTCTATACTAAATTGCGATACATTACTAAATTCTGTAAGCGACGAAACTTTGCAAAAAGAAATTGCTCCGGGAAAAAACCGAGGCATTTATTTGCTTGGACATCTTATTGCGGTTCATGACGATTTATTAATTCTATTGGATATGGGACCAAAATTATATCCGGAACTAAATGAACCTTTCATTAAATCTCCTGATAAAATAGTAAAAGAACTTCCAACTGCACAAGAATTGAGAAGTTTATGGACAAAACAAAGTGAAGCAATAAAACAAAAATTTGACAATTTGAAACCCGAAGAATGGTTCGAAAAACATACGGCTGTAAGCATCGAAGATTTCGAGAGAGAACCTCATCGTAATAAATTGAATATTGTCGTAACAAGAACATCACATTTGCAATACCATTTAGGCCAATTGCAATTACTTAAATAATATAAGCTACACTTTAAAAAGTTTAATTTAATACATAGAAACATAGATTTATTTTGTGCATAAAAAGGCGTTTCACTTAGTATTAGTGTATTCCGAAGCTTCGGGACTATGTGTGAAGAAATGTGTTTCTTTTTTACAACTCTTTCACAAACATAAAAGTCTATGTTTCTATGTGTTAAAAAAATAAAAACTTTAAATAATATTAAAAAACAACAAAATGGAAACATCAAATTTTAGTACAACGATTTTAGTTGACAATTCTAAAGAAGAAGTTTTTAAAGCCATCAACAATGTTCGCGGTTGGTGGCAAGGTGAAATTGATGGAAACACAGAAAACCTCAACGATGAATTTGGTTATAGCGTACCGGGAATTCATTTTTCGAAACAAAAAATAGTCGAGATTATTCCGAATGAAAAAATTGTTTGGCTTATTACCGACAGCAAATTAAGTTTTGTAAAAGATCAAAGCGAATGGACGGGAACTAAAATTGTATTCGAAATCTCTGAAGTAAACCATAAAACACAAATCCGTTTTAGTCATTTGGGATTAGTTCCTGAATTTGAATGTTATGGAGATTGTTCAAATGCATGGAGTCAGCTTATCGAAAAGAGTTTATTCAGCTTAATAACTACAGGAAAAGGAGTCAACGTTTTTGGATAAAAAAGGTGTGTATTTTACACTATTGTAATTGTATAAGTAGTTGATTTATTTAAAGTTATAGTTTGTATTTGTAGGATTTGGCTAATCCGAAAAATGCACTTATTTTAGTGCTAAATTTCCTGTACAGAACAATCAGAATAGCTAAGAATATAAACTATACAAAGTTGAACGAGACGTCTGAATTTTACCTCTTTTATAAACATATTGCAAAGTTTTCTTCTATTACAGAAGGAGAATTTGATGATATAATGTCTTATTTTTCAAAAATTACCTTCAAAAAAGGAGATAATCTTGCAAAACTAGGCGAAAAAGTAAACCACACTTATTGGATTTCTAAAGGTCTTGCGGTGTCTAATTATATAGATAATTTGGGCAAAGAACACATTATGCAATTTGCCAATGAAGGTTGCTGGATTACAGATCAACAGGCTTTTTATAACCAGACAATTGCCATTTTTGATATTGTTTGTCTGGAACAAACTGAGGCGATTTCGATTTCATTCGAGAACAGAGAAAAATTATGTGCAGCCATTCCTAAGATGGAAAATTTTTTTCGTCGAAAAGCCAACGACAGTTTTGTAAAACAGCAAAAACGACTTCTTACTTATATGGCAAACGATGCTACGGAGCGTTTTAATCTCTTACTGAAAGAGTACCCGGATTTGATACAAAGAATTTCAAAACGAAAATTAGCCGCTTACTTAGGCGTATCAAGGGAAACATTAAGCCGTTTGAAAAGATAAATTTTCCTCTTTTAAAAAAGTGACTTACATCACCATTTCTTTATCTGCATAATCTGAATTTTGTCCTGTAACATTAACAATAATTATCATGCACAACAAATTATTTATCTCAGTAGTTGTTCTTGCAATGCTATTGTCTTGCAAGGAACAAAAAAAAGAAATTCAGAATACAGGTTTAGAAGAAGCTAAAAAAGCAATCGCAGAAAGTAATGCGATTTATTTTGAATCATTCGTAAAAAATGATTCTTCAATTTTCATCAATCGTTATGCAAAAGATGCCTGTATTATGGCTCCAAATTCAGTACAAATGTGTGGTCATGATGCTGCCGCAAAATTCTTTAGAGCGGCATATGACAGTTACGGAATGAGAAATGGCAAATTTATTACAACAGCCGTTTATGGCGACGGAATCGAATATGTAACCGAAGAAGGTTTGTGGCAATCTTTTAATGCCAAAGGCGAATTGTTTGACGATGGTAAATTTCTGGTTCTTTGGAAAAAAACTCCTGAAGGCTGGAAAATGTTCCGAGATTCTTTTAGCAGTAATCACAAATTATAAAATACAATAACTAAACCTAAAAATACCAAAACCCTTTTATGGAAAATAAAATAGTAATATACGGAGCTTACGGTCATACAGGAAAATTTTTAGTTGCTCAGCTTTATCAACAAGGTTTCAAACCTGTTCTTAGCGGACGTGATGCTGATAAGTTAAATGCTTTAAGTAAAGATTATCCGGATTTAATCACAAAAGTGGCAGACATCAATCAACCTGAAACTTTAGATAAGGCTTTCGCCGATGCAGAAATAATCGTAAACTGTGCAGGTCCATTTTTAGATACAGCAGAACCTATTATTCAATCTACGCTACGATTAGGAAAACATTATCTTGACGTAAGTGCTGAGCAAAAAGCAGTTTTGGACATCTTTGAACAATTCTCTGAACAGGCAAAAATAGCCAATGTAATTATAATTCCAGCGGCTGCATTTTACGGCGGTTTGGCAGATTTATTGAGTACAACACTTACCAAAGATTGGGATCAGGTTGATGAAATCTCAAGTTATATAGGCTTGGATTCCTGGCATCCTACAAAAGGAACTCGATTGACAGGAGAACGCAATCACTATCAAAGATTTATGTTTGAAAACAATAGTCTACAACCAGTTTTGGAAGTAAAATCTAAAGTTTGGGATTTTCCAGAACCAATAGCAACACAAGAAGTTGTAACGGTTCCGCTTTCGGAAATAATTACAATTTCGAGACATATAAATGTCAATACAATCAATACTTATTTGAGTCAAAATTCGCTGACCGATATTAGAAACGATAAAACGCCGGAACCCAAAGCTGCCGATGAAAAAAACAGATCTAATCAAGTTTTTTGTATGGAAGTTGTTGCTACAAAAGGCAATAAAAGCAGAAGTATTACGGCTCAGGGAATCGATATTTATGCCGTAACAGCGCCTTTGATTGTCGAAGCTTTGAAAAGAATTTTGACTGGAAAAATACAAAAACAAGGTGTTACAACATTAGGAGAAGCATTTGATGCCACAGATTTTTTAAATGCTCTTGATACTGATGATATTGTGATTTCGGAAATTAAAGAAACGGAAATTAATTAAATCAAAACAGAAATTAGAATTGCCTTTTTATTATAAAATTATACAATATGACAAATCATTTTCAAAAGTTTAAAGAATTACACGATCAGCAGGAACCTTTGTTGATTGGTAATGTTTGGAATGTACAAAGTGCGAAAAAATTGGAAGACTTAGGTTTCAAAGCCTTAGGAACTTCAAGCTATGCAATTGCTGAAACACTTGGATATGCTGATGGCGAAGAAATGAGTTTTGAGGAATATCTGTTTATTACAAAACGTATTGCGGCATCTGTATCTACGCCACTTTCTGTAGATCTGGAAGCGGGTTACGGAAAAACAGTTGCAGAAATTGTGTCAAATATCAAAGAACTGAATAAGATTGGCGTTTCGGGAATTAATATAGAAGATTCTGTAGTTGAAAAAGGAGTAAGAACAATCGTTGATGCAGAATCATTTGCTCAAAAAATTAAGGCTGTCGCCGATGAACTTTCAAAAGAGAATATAAAGATTTTTATCAATCTTAGATCTGATGTTTTTTTACTTGGATTGACCGATAGTCTAAACGAAGCTTTGAAAAGAATACGCATTTATGAAACTACAGAAGTTCACGGATTATTTTTCCCTTGTGTTACAAAAATCGAAGATATAGAAGCACTTACAAAAGCGACAAAATTGCCAATAAACGTAATGTGTATGCCAGATTTACCCGATTTTAATAAGCTGCAAAATGCAGGCGTAAAACGAATTAGTATGGGGAATTTTTTAAACAATAAAATATACCAATACTTAGGTTCTGAAGTTGAAACGGTTTTGAAAAACCAGAATTTTAGAAGCGTGTTTTAAAAATATAAGCCCATAAATCAAATCTGCTTTCAGGATAAAATATAATAAGTAACACGAATTACAGAAGTATAGTTAATTAGTTTTATATTTAAAAAAAGCCTTTCTATGAAGTGATTCATTTGAAAGGCTTTTTTTGTTTTTTATGAATTTTCTGTTTTTAAATATGTTTGTTTTGCCATGAAGTTAGATAAATGTTTTACAGCACTTGCAAGAGAAGAGTTTGGAGAACGGAAACAATAATACCAAGTAAATTTCTATATGCATTAGATTAATTTAGGACCAACAATCTTATTTAATTAAAAGGAAAGAAGCAAGAAGTTTCTTAGATAAAACATATCAGATTTTGAGAAGGATTTTTTATTTAATTGTCATGATAAAAAAATAAACGAAGTTGATAAGTTTTATTAACTCTAAAGTGGCGTCTTTGCTCATTTTTTTTAAAAGGCGTATAAAAAGAATTTCAAAATGAGGAAACCCGTAAAAATTTAACATAGTCATCATTTAGATTTGCAGCCAAAAACAGTTTGAAATCTAAAAAACGAATGAAAAAACTCTACCTACTACTTCCTCTTTTATTGCCTTTACTTACTTATTCTCAGGATATTATTTGGGAAAAATCCTACGGAGGACAGCATGCAGATTATCTTTTTGATGCCCAGCCAACAGCCGATTACGGATTTATTTTGGCAGGAAGTTCATTATCGAATAAAACAGGAAATAAATCAGACGATAATCATGGAGATCTTGATTATTGGGTGTGGAAGATGACCGAAAAAGGAGAACTTGACTGGCAGAAAAGTTTTGGAGGAAGCGGATTTGACTTACTTCAGAGTATCAAAAACACAAAAGACGGCGGCTTTATTCTGGCAGGAACTTCAAGCTCGGCAAGCGGTTTTCAAAAAACAGAAGACTCTAAAGGACTTACGGATTTTTGGGTTATAAAACTGGATGCTTCAGGAACAGAGCAATGGCAACGAACAATTGGCGGGAATGGTTCGGATGAATTATTATGCGCTTTTCAGACCAGAGACGGAGGTTATATATTAGGAGGATCTTCAAGCTCGAGTCCTCAACCTGTTTCAGCTGCCATGCCTGATGCAAAATCAATAACCACTACCAAAGCCGATTTATACAGTAAATCCGAAAAAAGCCGAGGCAACATGGATTATTGGGTTGTAAAACTGGATAAACAAGGTGTTATTGAGTGGCAAAAAACATACGGAGGAGAATATGCAGATATACTTAGAAGTATGGAGCAAACCACCGATAATGGATTTATTCTGGCAGGATATTCCACTTCATCACGATCTGGTGATAAAACAGAGAATAATAAAGGGACTGGAGATGTGTGGGTTATAAAAATAAATGATGTTGGAGTTATAGAATGGCAAAATTCCTATGGAGCAGATGGCGATGACCAGCCTTATGTAATTCATCAGACCAGTGATGGCGGATATATTGTAGGAGCCAACTCCAATAGTACCAACCCGCTTACTTCATTGGGTGGAATTGTTGGAAACGGAACCGATTACTGGATTTTTAAATTAGATGAAGAAGGAGCAGTAGTTTGGAGTAAAACCTACGATTTTGGGAAAGTGGATATTTTGACTTCACTGGTAGAAAACAAAGACCATACGTATTTAATTGGCGGATATGCCCAAAGCGAAAGAAGGGTTCCAAGAGAAGGTGTCGTTGGGAAATTAGCCAACGTTGTTGCCAAAGAAAAAGACGGAATCAATGATTATATCGCCTTAAAGATTGATGAAAAAGGAGAAGAACTGTGGAATAAAACCGTTGGAAGTGCAGGTGAGGACATCCTAAGAAAATTGATCGAAACCCGAGATGGAGGATATTTAATGGCAGGAACGTCAAATTCAGGGGCTTCAAAAGATAAAAACTCCAATATTGGAGGAAATGATTTTTGGGTTGTAAAACTCAAAGACAAAACAAAAATCGAAAAAGTGAGATCGAGTCTGGAAGCTATACCTAATCCGGTATCGACTTATACCAACATCATTATAGGTTATGATTTTACCTCAGGAACAGTCAGTGTTGTGGATATGACAGGCAGAACGCTGCAGAACTTCAGTATTTCCAGCAGAACTGTACCAGTAGATTTAAGCGTTTATGCAGAAGGGATTTACATCATCAACGTTAAAACAGATGTTAAAACCGAGTCTGTAAAAGTGATTAAAAGAATAACAAGTAAATAAGATATAATTAGAATTATAAAATGAATACAACAGCTATAAAAAGTAAGGTTAAAATCTTTTGTTGTCTGGGGATGATTTTGATCGTTTCAACAAAAGGGTTGGCACAAAATGACTTCGTTCCTAAAATTGTTCCTCCTTCACCGGAAGCCGCTTCACTGGGAAAATTTGTAGAAGTACCTGTTTCGCATTACACAGGATTGCCGAATATTTCAGTGCCGCTTTACACTATTGAATCGGGAGAGATAAACCTGCCTATTCAAGTTTCTTATCATGCACGAGGGGTTCAGGTGAGCGAAATGGCTTCTCAGGTTGGTACGGGCTGGGCTTTAAATGCAGGAGGCGTTATTACCAGACAGCAGAGAGGACCGGCAGATGAAAGTAACCATGGCTATCTGACTGAAAATTTTTACGATACCTTTTTTACAACTCAGGCAACAAGACAAAGAGTTTATGATGGGAGCACAACCGGTATAGACTCAGACAATTTGATGGATATGGAGCCGGATATTTTTATGTTTAATTTTTTGAATTTTTCAGGTAAATTTATGTTTGATCAGAAAACAAAATTACCGGTAATTCAAAAATATAGTGATTTTAAGATTGTACCTATTTATCAAACAACAGGCAATTATACCATTAAAGGCTGGATCATAACGGATAAAGATGGAATCCAATATTATTTTGGTACCTCTAAAGATGGATTAAGAACCGCTATAGACAGACCGCAATCAACTTCTTCTTTTACTTTTTTGTCTAATGGAGGTCTTCAGAATCCATCCAACAGCAGTCCGTATAACAATGCGTGGCAGTTAATGGATATTGTGACTCCAAGTAACAAACAGATTAAGTTTGAATATGCAAAAGACCAACCCAATTATTTCTCGAGAAGTTTTGACGATGGTCCTTCATCGGCTCTAAATTGCCATTTTTCCAGAATTGTTATGGACCAGTATCATATTAAGACCATTACTTTTGATAAAGGAAAAGTGGTTTTTACCAAATTCGCAACAGAAAGAGAAGATTTAAAGTCCAGCTATGCTTTACAAAAAATAGAAGTCTTTGATACAAACAATATTGTAAGGGTCAAACATACTTTTAATTATACGTATACTACCAGCGAAGATATTAATTCACTAGAATATCTAAGAACTACTGAGCCACAGGCTAAAAAAAGAATGTTTTTGGAATCCATTCTTAGTGAAGGCTCACCTTCGGGAATAACTAAAAACAAAAAACATTCTTTTGTATATGATCCTCAGGTTTTACCCAACAGGTTTTCAACAGCACAAGATGCCTGGGGGTATTACAATGCTAAAAATAATGGGCAATTTTCATCATTTTTTGAGGGTGATGACAGGAGAGTAGATACTATTGCCTCTCAGGCCGGAATGTTAAAGAAAATTATTTACCCTACCGGAGGAAGTGCTTCTTTTGAGTATGAGCACAATATCGTTATCGCGCCAAAGTTTTACAGAGAATTACTTCTGAATGCTACTTCTCCTGTTATTCATCAAGTGGCTAACGTATTTAAAGATCCAAGTTTATATAGCAACCGTGTATATACAAGAGCTTTTACTGTATATGATCCCGATCCAGGTAAAATACTTACGATAAATACGAATGTAATTTTTAGTGGTGATACATCTGGATGTAGTAAAACAGCTAATAGTGCAAGTTGTCCTTTTGACGTAGCTGTAAAATCAATAGATAGTGGACCATATACTGGTGGATCTTTCTACATTGGCAGAAGCTTTATTAGACTGAAGCCGGGAGACTATATTTTAGAGTATAAACCTAAAACAGATGCAGGTCGTGATCCCAATGATTTTGAAACTGACGCTTTCTCGGTTACTTTAAGCTGGGACCAAGAACCAATCGTAGAAGCTACAGATTATTCGAATACTATATTATTTGCAGCGGGTAAAAGAATCAAACGTATTGTTTGGGATGATAATGTGGGAGGTATAACTTCTAAAACCTACAAATATTTGGATAGTTCGGGAAAATTGTCAGGAAAATCGTTTTCCATACCCAATATGTATTATATCGAGAAAAAGTTTAATGGTATTCCGGTGGTAAACCAGATAGGAGCAACAGCAGGAAGCCCTTTGACTAATTTTCAGGGAAATGCATTGGGCTATTCTATTGTTACCGAAATTAATGGAGAAGCAGGGAATAACATTGGTAAAACCGAATATACCTTTACAATGCCGGAAGACTCAGGTGATTTTTATAAGTTCCCGTATCATTCTCCCACGGATAATGAGTGGCTACGAGGAATGCCGTTAAATATTAAATATTATTCGAATAATGCGGGTACTTATTCATTGGTTAAGACAGTTGTAAACCAATATCTTTATGGAGATGAAGCTTTTGGCCCACTTTATTTTACAGAAATGATTGATCCTGATTTGCCTTATTTGTATTTAAATCACAGAAGGAAATTTAGTTTGCCGCTTGTAATTTTTACTAAAGATGAGACTTTAACAGGTAGTGCGGCTTATGATAATCCTAATTCGTATAAAATTTTCTATACAACCGGCGGAACAGTTGATTTGTTCAGTACTGTAGAGACAGAGATTCTAAAAAACGCAAAAGAACATAAAAAGACGACGAATTATTTTTACAATTACGATTCGAATTATCAGTTAAAAAGATCGCAGACTAAATCTTCTAGTCTTGAAACCTTGGAGACAAAATATTTCTATGCCCCAGATCCTGAAATGGCAAATGAGCCCTTTAGAGCAGAAATGGTTTCTAAATTCATGATCGGTATACCTTTGGATACCCAGACCTTTAACAGTACAACGAAATTATCAGAGCAAAAAACAACTTATGAGAATAGCGCCGAGACCAGCAATTTATTAGTGCCCAAATATATTTCTTCCAATAAAGGAGCCGGTAATCTTGTTGCAACCGATAAAAAAATCACTTTTGATAAATACGATGACAAAGGAAATGTTCTGCAATACACACCCGAGGGAGGATTGCCGGTAGCAATTATCTGGGGATACAG
This genomic interval carries:
- a CDS encoding Two component regulator three Y domain protein, whose product is MKCLTTLLLIFGFTLNIFADTVSDKEKDALIKLYYATNGSQWKIKWDLSLSVSTWYGVQVENGKVTALNLGDNNLEGQLPSEFFDLVNLTSVDLHKNKLQGQLPKAINNFKELEVLDISLNQLSGAIPETICDLQKLRDLELSKNKISGELPVEIGKLNQLEVLSLFDNEIEGQLPNSIYKIPALKVLLLNSNKFSGSLSGEVVNFNALQNLSLFNNGFEGEIPKGLEKLHNLSEMNLSYNKFAGGVSKNLALLDALNMTMFDENGNMFLLELNAEKENTVIIEN
- a CDS encoding helix-turn-helix domain-containing protein: MKHLTIIVPNGDNNLSSITGAFEIFNKANLYNKVNGKKELFSIQLAGISEKVDFNGGLFTVKPHLNISAITKTDLIIIPSLNHNYSLALKDNEQLLPWLEKQYSNGAEIATICTGAFVLAASGLLDGKSCSTHWSVTENFKSMFPKVNLQVDELITDEKGIYTNGGAYSFLNLMIYLIEKYYDRNTAIYCSKVFQIEMNRNTQSQFAIFTGQKKHDDEMVQLAQSYIEKNLDEKISIGELSSKLNVGRRNFDRRFIKATGNTPIEYSQRVKIEAAKKAFETNRKTINEVMYEVGYSDVKAFREVFRKITGMSPLEYKRKYHKDVVLVA
- a CDS encoding EthD family reductase gives rise to the protein MAKMTVIYTTPKDKEFFEKHYFEVHVPLAKQLPGLLKYEINNSPVISLTGHNDVYRVANLYFNSLDEMMESFKSDIGQQCAVDRMIFASDDEVQIYVYDSINT
- a CDS encoding DinB family protein, coding for MTTTVTPTTTLFVKMILDRWYASILNCDTLLNSVSDETLQKEIAPGKNRGIYLLGHLIAVHDDLLILLDMGPKLYPELNEPFIKSPDKIVKELPTAQELRSLWTKQSEAIKQKFDNLKPEEWFEKHTAVSIEDFEREPHRNKLNIVVTRTSHLQYHLGQLQLLK
- a CDS encoding SRPBCC domain-containing protein; its protein translation is METSNFSTTILVDNSKEEVFKAINNVRGWWQGEIDGNTENLNDEFGYSVPGIHFSKQKIVEIIPNEKIVWLITDSKLSFVKDQSEWTGTKIVFEISEVNHKTQIRFSHLGLVPEFECYGDCSNAWSQLIEKSLFSLITTGKGVNVFG
- a CDS encoding Crp/Fnr family transcriptional regulator, whose product is MNETSEFYLFYKHIAKFSSITEGEFDDIMSYFSKITFKKGDNLAKLGEKVNHTYWISKGLAVSNYIDNLGKEHIMQFANEGCWITDQQAFYNQTIAIFDIVCLEQTEAISISFENREKLCAAIPKMENFFRRKANDSFVKQQKRLLTYMANDATERFNLLLKEYPDLIQRISKRKLAAYLGVSRETLSRLKR
- a CDS encoding saccharopine dehydrogenase NADP-binding domain-containing protein; translated protein: MENKIVIYGAYGHTGKFLVAQLYQQGFKPVLSGRDADKLNALSKDYPDLITKVADINQPETLDKAFADAEIIVNCAGPFLDTAEPIIQSTLRLGKHYLDVSAEQKAVLDIFEQFSEQAKIANVIIIPAAAFYGGLADLLSTTLTKDWDQVDEISSYIGLDSWHPTKGTRLTGERNHYQRFMFENNSLQPVLEVKSKVWDFPEPIATQEVVTVPLSEIITISRHINVNTINTYLSQNSLTDIRNDKTPEPKAADEKNRSNQVFCMEVVATKGNKSRSITAQGIDIYAVTAPLIVEALKRILTGKIQKQGVTTLGEAFDATDFLNALDTDDIVISEIKETEIN
- a CDS encoding isocitrate lyase/phosphoenolpyruvate mutase family protein, with the translated sequence MTNHFQKFKELHDQQEPLLIGNVWNVQSAKKLEDLGFKALGTSSYAIAETLGYADGEEMSFEEYLFITKRIAASVSTPLSVDLEAGYGKTVAEIVSNIKELNKIGVSGINIEDSVVEKGVRTIVDAESFAQKIKAVADELSKENIKIFINLRSDVFLLGLTDSLNEALKRIRIYETTEVHGLFFPCVTKIEDIEALTKATKLPINVMCMPDLPDFNKLQNAGVKRISMGNFLNNKIYQYLGSEVETVLKNQNFRSVF
- a CDS encoding T9SS type A sorting domain-containing protein, with the protein product MKKLYLLLPLLLPLLTYSQDIIWEKSYGGQHADYLFDAQPTADYGFILAGSSLSNKTGNKSDDNHGDLDYWVWKMTEKGELDWQKSFGGSGFDLLQSIKNTKDGGFILAGTSSSASGFQKTEDSKGLTDFWVIKLDASGTEQWQRTIGGNGSDELLCAFQTRDGGYILGGSSSSSPQPVSAAMPDAKSITTTKADLYSKSEKSRGNMDYWVVKLDKQGVIEWQKTYGGEYADILRSMEQTTDNGFILAGYSTSSRSGDKTENNKGTGDVWVIKINDVGVIEWQNSYGADGDDQPYVIHQTSDGGYIVGANSNSTNPLTSLGGIVGNGTDYWIFKLDEEGAVVWSKTYDFGKVDILTSLVENKDHTYLIGGYAQSERRVPREGVVGKLANVVAKEKDGINDYIALKIDEKGEELWNKTVGSAGEDILRKLIETRDGGYLMAGTSNSGASKDKNSNIGGNDFWVVKLKDKTKIEKVRSSLEAIPNPVSTYTNIIIGYDFTSGTVSVVDMTGRTLQNFSISSRTVPVDLSVYAEGIYIINVKTDVKTESVKVIKRITSK